One segment of Deinococcus sp. Leaf326 DNA contains the following:
- a CDS encoding MFS transporter gives MSAPAAARLRLSPAQLGLIGVTFLMWGGFFLVIPLITVHFVDGLAWAAASVGLVLGLRQLTQQGLTVFGGAWADRLGPKPLILAGCLIRTLGFAWMAFSGTLPELLAASLLAGIGGGLFDAPKSAAITAVTPPEFRARMFGLISIAGNLGMVTGPLLGAWLITLGFQRAALIASSAYIFALVVLAITLPHVRPTPRAGDRALAGLGVALHDRAFRRFTFVLCGYFLLSTQLNVAVTLKAVDLAGPGATGPLYGLSAGLAVALQYPLLRLVERHLRARVVLVAAVLSVAVSLGLMGLAVTFGQLLACVALYSLGTMLVYPMQQTLTARLAPEGLTGSYFGFSAISLGVGGALGNFLGGLLIDAGSRLDFTLLPWLTLLAIGLLTAVGLRWALRDMPTREQAQAAAD, from the coding sequence GTGTCTGCTCCCGCCGCCGCCCGCTTGCGCCTGTCCCCCGCCCAGCTGGGCCTGATCGGCGTCACCTTCCTGATGTGGGGAGGTTTTTTTCTCGTCATCCCCCTCATCACGGTGCATTTTGTGGACGGCCTGGCCTGGGCCGCAGCCAGCGTGGGGCTGGTGCTGGGCCTGCGTCAGCTCACGCAGCAGGGGCTGACCGTCTTCGGAGGGGCCTGGGCCGACCGCCTCGGCCCCAAGCCGCTCATCCTGGCCGGGTGCCTGATCCGCACGCTGGGTTTCGCGTGGATGGCCTTCTCCGGCACGCTGCCTGAGCTGCTGGCGGCCTCGCTGCTGGCCGGCATCGGCGGCGGCCTGTTCGACGCTCCCAAGAGCGCAGCCATCACGGCCGTCACCCCGCCGGAGTTCCGCGCGCGGATGTTCGGCCTCATCAGCATCGCCGGCAACCTCGGCATGGTCACGGGGCCGCTGCTGGGCGCCTGGCTCATCACCCTGGGCTTCCAGCGCGCCGCCCTGATCGCCAGCAGCGCCTACATCTTCGCGCTGGTGGTCCTGGCAATCACCCTGCCGCACGTGCGCCCCACCCCGCGCGCGGGCGACCGCGCCCTGGCCGGACTGGGAGTGGCCCTGCACGACCGGGCCTTCCGGCGTTTCACGTTCGTGCTGTGCGGGTACTTTCTGCTCAGCACGCAGCTCAACGTGGCGGTGACTCTCAAGGCAGTCGACCTGGCCGGTCCCGGCGCCACGGGACCCCTCTACGGTCTCTCGGCGGGGCTGGCCGTGGCGCTGCAATACCCGCTGCTGCGGCTCGTCGAGCGACATCTGCGGGCACGGGTGGTCCTGGTCGCTGCGGTCCTCAGCGTGGCCGTCTCGCTGGGCCTCATGGGCTTGGCGGTCACCTTCGGGCAACTGCTGGCCTGTGTGGCCCTCTACAGCCTGGGCACCATGCTCGTGTACCCCATGCAGCAGACCCTCACAGCCCGCCTCGCGCCTGAGGGACTCACGGGCAGCTACTTCGGCTTCTCGGCCATCAGTCTGGGAGTGGGGGGAGCACTGGGTAACTTTCTGGGCGGTCTCCTGATCGACGCCGGGAGCCGCCTCGACTTTACCCTGCTGCCCTGGCTCACGCTGCTCGCCATCGGGCTGCTCACGGCCGTGGGACTGCGCTGGGCCCTGCGGGACATGCCCACCCGTGAGCAGGCCCAGGCTGCTGCCGATTGA
- a CDS encoding YqgE/AlgH family protein, with product MGRALTFLVASPHLHGAVFGGTVILLLEHDLGGAMGLIVNAPAPQTVSELMPDAPGQDIPAWMGGPVDPSLGWCLYPDPLGLDGEMRLLDGLNVTSSLDVLRAVMASGQRYMLVLGYAGWRAGQLTEEARAGAWVWVEQDTPELLWDVPAEDRWAEALRRLGVTPGAIMPGGAEA from the coding sequence ATGGGCCGCGCGCTGACGTTTCTGGTCGCCAGTCCCCACCTGCACGGAGCCGTGTTCGGGGGGACGGTCATTCTCTTGCTGGAGCACGATCTGGGAGGTGCGATGGGATTGATCGTCAACGCGCCGGCCCCGCAGACCGTCAGCGAACTCATGCCGGACGCCCCGGGACAGGACATTCCGGCCTGGATGGGCGGCCCGGTGGACCCCTCGCTGGGCTGGTGCCTCTATCCCGACCCCCTGGGCCTGGACGGTGAGATGCGGCTGCTGGACGGCCTGAACGTCACGAGCAGCCTCGACGTCCTGCGCGCCGTAATGGCGAGCGGCCAGCGCTACATGCTCGTGCTGGGCTACGCGGGCTGGCGCGCCGGCCAACTGACCGAAGAAGCCCGGGCCGGAGCCTGGGTCTGGGTGGAGCAGGACACGCCGGAACTGCTGTGGGACGTGCCCGCCGAAGACCGCTGGGCCGAGGCGCTGCGCCGCCTGGGTGTGACGCCCGGCGCCATCATGCCCGGCGGCGCCGAGGCCTGA